A segment of the Strix uralensis isolate ZFMK-TIS-50842 chromosome 23, bStrUra1, whole genome shotgun sequence genome:
GACACAGATGGGCCAAATGGTTTTTCGCTTTGAAACATATTTCATTTAAGAAAGTCTCCAAAGACTGTGAGGTTTTTATTCTTGTATCACTGTAATATTCATCCCTAATACACTGCAATCTTCAGACAGGTTAGAAATTCGAAGTTGCAAACTTTCAGTTTAACCAGATCTGGAAGTCTACAGACCAGTGTCATATTCTAGTACTGCTATTCTGCTGATGGTTTTAGCATGTTCTCTCACTTTCTTCCTCTATCTCATCTCTTCTACTCATACTGAAAGATCTTCAGCATGAGAAGCAGCATTTTCTTGGGTGCATTAAAATAAGGCCTGACTGGCTGTTGAATCAGCCTCAGCTGAGGGACCGTACTGCCTCCTGCAATACAGATAGTAATGATAAATTAAACAACTGGTTTTTTATTATGAAAGCCTTGTGCAGACACAGCAAAAGGAGCCTCCACAGCCACACGTGAGAACACATGACTGAGGGGACTGTGCAATGGGCATGGCAATCAAGGGTTATTTCCCAGCAGGACTCCTCATTCTTCCAGTAATTCTTCTTGTTAATAATATCTGTATTCCAAGAACAAATGTGTACAAGCAGAGGCCGAATGTCAGAGAAGTCAAACACTTCCACATAATTTGTGGGAAAACAAAGCTCGTTTTTCAGATGACACCAGTGTAGCACCATATACCCACCAACAAATGTGCAGAGTTAAGGTATGAAGTAGGCAAACATCTGCTGCAAGATGGGAGCCATCTGTATCCTGGGCCAAGTGTCCTTGCCATAAGTTGCCACTGCAAGCCTATAGCCTAGCAATGTTTCACAAAGAGCATTTCACACACCACTTATGCTAACTTGCTCTTGGTGGCCAGCCTGGGGCACCTCATACTCAATTCCACGCAGACTAGAGAGGACTCAGTTACAGCCTGAATTGCCACAGAGATCTGGGAAGCCACGCAGAACGACCTTCCCTTTGCTGACTGCTTTGGTGACCCACTCCTTCTGCAGCACCTCCTCTAGCAGATGGAGCTTCCTTGTGTTCCGTGTCTGTACTCTGCCCTGGGAAGTTCCCAAGGGCTCAGGAGGCTGGCTCCAAATTTCCAAAGTGCTCCTTGTTATTTATGGTTTCTGCACTCATGCTAAGTCTTTTCAAATAATTTGGAAATAATCCCCTTAATGCTAGGGCAGTGTTTGCCCATGACATCTCATTTACCAGGCAGTCTATCTTCTCAGAGAGGTGAAGTCTAGTTAAATGCTTCTGAGGGACAGGGCAAGTGTCTGTATCTGCCCATTAGAAAATGGGATGGGACTCAGGAAAACGATTCTCCTCAAATCTCTCAGCCTTCATTACAATTCTTCTTTTAAGTGCCAGCTCTGATTTATGGCCTGTCATTCAGAAGCTACGAAGGCCTGCAGCCAGAACTGACCAGCTGTCAGAAGAGGGCTTACAGAAACAGGAAACATATTAACCTGTCTCTCTGCCTGCCTAGATCCCGCAACTGATACAGGAGCTGACACAGATGGGCTGTTCTCAAGCACGTTGCTTCCACCAAGAGCATTGCTTGGGGCTGTGACTTCTCGAAGGTGGAGACACCAGAACCAAGTGAAGATTCCCCAGGTGCAGTAATTTGGACATAGCCATTATCTTGTGTCCCAAGAGACTTCCTGGATTGTGGTCCCCAACCTCCTGCTTGCTTCCCGCAGGAACTTTGATCCATTGGCCGGGACTTTGGTTTGTCTCCTGTTAAATAGGAATGATCATTCTTGTTTGATGCACAAGGATGGTGGCAAAGGTGGATCATCTCACGAGGACTCCTTCATGAAAActgttagttaaataaaaatggaagcaaCTACTCATCTGAAAAGAAGAATATGCAGATACAGATATGCACAGTCACTTTCTCCTTGTAGTAATAACACTCAGTAATCTCGTATTTTATACCAAGCCACATTAATAACATAAGAAGATTGACAAAATGCAAGCCCGCCTGTGACTAAATGGTTAAAGGGAGAGAGGACATTCCCTTACCTCCCTCTATTGGGTTTATGTACACTCTCACACAGCTTCTGAGTCACACACTATTGAGACAGCTTTGCAATATGGAGACATTCCCATTTTTGTTCTGGAATGGAGCAAATGGCCACCAGTGGCATTTCTTCTCAGTTATTCTGCTTCTAGCCCACTCTGTCCCACAGCATGACAAGCTGCCTTCCAGCACAGAACAGGGTTCAGTTATCCTTTTCGGAAGAGCAATCATACAGCACTTTCCAGCCCGCTGGCTCCCAGCAGTGGGTAAATTCATCAGTTCATAGATGAAGATGAACATTGTTTGCAAGCCAATATTTTAGAGCACTAAGACTGCTGTTTGCTCCCCATGGTACCGGGCTCCTAAAGTGCAAATCCATGGCTTTTTaggcagctgcagctccctgTCTGTACACCTGCACCTAAGCTTCTGGCAGGGCACCTCTCACCATGGGACCGATTTACCTCTGACTAGATTAGCAGCACAAGGCCAAGGACAGAGGCAGAGCTCTCAGAGTGAAAAAGGCTTACGTGGAGACATGTCCTGACCTCGGGGTTTCACTCTAAGCAGGGGACTCCCTGCACAGAGTCTTGTTCCAACTGGAAGAGTTAAAAGCTCTGTATAAAATATTATCACAGAAATACTCTCCCTTTCTCTATTAATTAAGCTGCTGCCTGGGCTAGGTTCACTAACTAATGCAGACCAATACACCCAGTGCTATCTAGACAATCTGCTCTTgttcaaatacataaataaagtCACAGCAAAATCAACCACATCTGAAGACTCTTCCTTGTATGCACCAGTGACCAAAGCTACAATGCGTCTACAATGATGGACTCTCAAACCATCATCTAAGGGACCAAAAGTCTCCTGGACAATTTCTGGAATGTACAAACCAGGAGTAGCAAGCTTTCCACAGCCATAAATCCTCGGCTTCTTCCTCTCTGTCAAGAAGAGACTAAAATAcaccagcccagcacagcccagtgaAATTGAAGACATTTTGAACAGCAGACTTGCCTAACCAGCAATCTTACAATAGGAAGTGGGCCTGACCTCAAGCCAAATTCAACAAGGCCCCAGCTGTAAACATTGcttataattttattcttttttttttacactaaacGTTAATTAGTTTAAAACAAGAGTCCTCCAGGTCCCCAAGGTACTGCTAGAACAGAAATTCCTCATTCCCAGCTGAATGCCCCAAGCCCAGGGAAACAGTATGCTCTCCTCTGGCACAGCTACTTATTCCCTTGTGTGCTGTGGTCCTGCTAGACAACAACCCTCTTTCAGCCCAGCCTACCACTTAAGACTAAGACATTCTCTAGGGAGGTAGAAGACACAGATTTGAGTTGTTCAGATTTCCTTCACCTCCCAAATGCTTCCTCTGAGACTTTCTATGAGCCCTATACAATTTTAACAAGTGGGAAGCAGACAGGCTGGAAGGTTTGAATCTAGATTCAAACAGCTCTCTCCAAAGCTCCTATCCTAAGGGACTGAAACGctgtttttttttcatctggtATCTCCCTCCCAAGGCTGCAAAATGAGATACAAATCTAAGAGAGAGCGCTCAGTCAGCTCCAAAGGTGCTGGAGTTAGCAAGGAGGAATACACAGATCAGACATGCCTGTTACAAGGCGGCTCACAGGCTCAGCACAGGTAGTTAAACTGATCTCCCTCTGCATAGCGTACAGCTGCTCCTCAGTAGTCTGGGTTACAGGCTGACAGCTTCTAGAGTCTCTGCTTGTATCCCCAAGCTTCTCCAGAGGGCTTATTCACACAGGCTGATTAACAGCAGCGTGCTGTTCTCCATTAGCTCCTGTCTCACTTCCATCTCTCAAATCCTTGGTGGAACAGCAGAGCGCACCTTCTGATTTCCCATCTCTCAGGCATTTACAGCATACAGACCTCCTCAATACAGTTTCACCAAAAAGCACAACACATTAACACTGCCTGTCCTTCTGACCTAGTCCACAAAAAGTACAGTGCTCTGGCAACTCCCTCTCACTCCCTGGCATCCTCCTCTCAAATCCCTGCAAGTTCTATCAGGGTTCAGCAAAGACAGGAAAATCCACTGTGTAAGACATCCTCCCAATTCACCAAGAGGTCATTTGTACTCAGGATTTCCTCTGTTGCACATGACTTACGTGAAGCTACTGTACATTCTGAATGGTCAAGGTACTAACTTCTTTCACTGAGCAGTCTTCATGGActataaaatgcatttacagCCTTCTGTTGCTGAGGGGTTTGGGAATACAGGAGCTCAGAGAATTAAGTGAAGTTAAATCTTCAAAGCCCACTTCACAAGTAAGAGAAGCTTTCAGAGCTCAGAGAACAAGGTCACTGAACAAACTATTTATAGTGAGCAACAACTAGACAGTGAACAAATGCCTTATTTGACCTGTATTATTCTTCCACTCACCAAAACCTAGCGTGGCAGGAATGtcagcagagccacaggcagaGGTACACATGGCCTCATGGTTCGAACAAGACACAGAGCAATGTGTCTTGGATCAGTATTTCCCACCATCAAGTCCAAGGCATAAGGCAAATATCCTAGCCCATACTGCCAAGAAAGATATATAACAGCAGTGCTTCTGTGTCACAGGGATGCCGTCAAGTTTGTTGCTATCTAAACCACCAACTTATCAGATGAAGGTTGTCAAAAACAAGCATCCTGTCAGAACACATTCTGTGAGCCACTACATTGATCTATGaccaacagcaacagcagaattCACTTGACTCAGTGCAAACCCAGTTAATCTTTTCCCAGTTTGTATCTGACTGCTTATATGCCATCAGCCtcaacacaattttttttaaataaatgggcTCACTGCTTTTCAAACACACATTTAGTGTTTCTAAGAAGAGCCGAATATGCTAACAACATAAGACAAAAGACACCCTGTGAAACCTTCTGCTTCATTCTCCCTGCAATACTATGTTTAACTTTAATTTGCTGTATCTGTAATCAATGCTAAAGGTGTCTCAGGCTACGCATTGTTCAAGAATGACAGACATGTGATCACCAGACTAGGCAGTACTGTTGTGTTCCCACTAAATTTAACTCCATTTGCCAGCTACCTGCAGACAGAGTTATTTTTGTGAAGTCTGGTCAGATTGCAACTCTCTCCTTTGTCCGAGGCTGAAAATGCACACAGTGACGTATTGATTTCCTGCTAGCTTACCTGACAGTATATATTAAAACAAGATCTGTACTACTAAAAGCACGTACAAGCAAGTCACCGTGGAGAGTACTAAATTTCAAATGAATACCTCCCTAGTTCCTCTGTCATATCTGTCCACATATGCACATGCTTTGGTCTCAGACTAAATGAGATTTACATTGTTTTCGCTGAAGAATAAACTACCTTGGACTACTTCACATTTATCATGGGATAAGATACGCACATACGGACTCACCCCTGGGTACTGAATATGCTGTAGGTTCAGAGCTGAGCTTGTCCCCTTGATAATTTTTTCACTCGCCTGCAGCTCGATGCATAAGCATGAACTAActtgaggtttaaaaaaataaaaaaatacagtgaatacCACTGGACTGTGCATTGAATTAGGTGAGGTCAGCACTGTGTGTGCTAGCTGACTTTAAATGTTTGCCTTCCAGctcctttttttacttttcaatgtgtctttttcacttttttaagaaTCTGGAGATAGCTCACAGGTATTATCCATGtgcccatacacacacacaattattCTGAGCTGtgacaagattttaaaatgcattggCTATTGCATCTGAGAAAGAAATAACACACTCTTGCCCCCTTCTACTTGACATACACCATTATAAGACTCACAATTCTTTTATgaaaatttaaatagaaaatgccCATATATGACGTGATTTATAAACTTTGTTAAGCCCCTCCCACTGAATCTGATTTATCATGCTACACTCCCTAATATTAAATGCCGTCATTAGACAGGATCTCACATTGCTTCAGTCTCAGCACACTGACTTACCAAGGAAACTGCAAAATTAAATCCAACTCAAACACTGATTTCAGCATTGATGAAAGAAGCTGCCTCAACTGTGTTGGCCCCTATCCACAGCACGTGCACTGGCGATGCAGACTTCCTGCTTGGTGCTCAGCCAGTGTGCCTCAGCCTACGTTAGCAGGAACCATCTGTAGGGATGAAAGAAGAGTTCAACTTCCAAATTTACTTCCAACCTTGAGAGCAGCCAGGCTACTCTCCTGTCCAGGAACCACTAAATAATACAGCATACAGTTTGCTGAACACACAGTCTCTGTTAGGGGCAATCCCTATGTCCATGTGCTGTGTTTCTTGTTTCCACTAGACAGTGTCTTGAACATTATTATCACAGACAAGGTTTAGTGCTGGATAAAAAGGCAACTCTTAGAGAACACTTCTAATGTACTAGCATCCCGGTTGGTCTCATACTGCTACACAGGTCTTAGTAACAGTAATGGCTATAATTAGCTCTTATACAGCACTTGTCACCTACATATCTTAAGAAAAACTATAAAAAGAGTCAAGAGATATCACCCCATCTTAaagacagggaaactgaggtatTGAAAGGGAGGTAATGATAAAATGCAAATGCCAACAAAGTGAGACATAAAACCAGGTCTCCTGTGTCCTAGCTGGGTGCTCCAGGCAACACAGTTGGAAAGCTCCATATCCCATTACCCATATACTGAGTCGCTGAGTTCCCCCAGCAAggatcttatttttcattatggagtgaaaaataaaataagccacAGGGCTCTAACTCCTCCTGCAAGCCAGAGACACACAGCCAGAAATTTCTACAGCAAACACCACAGTGAAAATGCAGCCTGACACAGAGCATCGTGGCAGCGGCAAGCCAGCCTGTCTAGGTGCCGGAGTGGTTGTATCACTCATTATTCAGGGAGAGCGAGGGAGTTGGAAACATTACTTCAACAGTAAGAAAACAGGCTGGCTGCTGATTAATCCAAAATGCTTCTGTTGAGAGGAGCGACCTCATGGTCACTGGCCTccaaaaacaaaatgtaaaggtTCAAAAGCAAGCCACTACAAATAACTACCTTTTAGTTCCCACCACTGGTCAGTCAGGCCTTGGAGACAGGCTCAGTAACATACAGCTGGTCATTCCCAGCAATGTAATATAGCTCTGAAACTCAACTTGTCAATACTAAGGATTAAAGCAAATAGAGCAACTGAatttcataccttttttttttttttgccagtatgCAAGACCAAGGCCTCAGCAGTCTCCTTTACAGAGAAATATATGTGCTGAACTCAAACATATCTACCTTTCATATATCTACACTACTGCCAGTTCTAAAAGTAAGGTTCAAAAAGGTCAGCaagccaaaagaaacaaaacagcaggCCCTACTACTCTCCAGACAGCAAAAGGCACCCAAGAAGATAAGGAAATCAGgtggtttctgtttttttaagcaaGATGTCAAGACACCAAGAAACCATGAGAGAACCAGAGCAGAGTCTGAGCTGTTGGCCACAGGGTCACAGCCAGATTATTTCAATCCACTTCAGATGCAGAGCCCAGCATTTCAGATGCACATACAGCCCTCACGCTGTGGAGACACCTGCTGGCAAACCAAAAGTGGGCCAGAGCCAGGCTCTGGGCACATCTCCCCCTCCCACGTTCCTAGCACCCCCAAACAATGCCGCTGCACCCCTCACCTATGGAGCACTGCCTGGGTGCTTCACTCAGCCACCCCCAAGTCACAGCCAGCATGGAAAGGAGGACAGGGGCCTGCTGTCCCACATGCCTGGGACCAAACCATCCTCTCCAAATCGTGGTACAGCACCTCATCCTGACCTGGGGTTAGCACTGAGGGCCCTCTCCACAGGGCACAACCAGCGCCTGGGCCTCACCTCACCCACACACTCACCTGGTCCCTCAGAGGCTGagggggcagctgcagcagctttaAGGACGGCTGTGCCCTGTTCCCAGTGCGGGGCTCCTCCCCACTCCTCAGCCCCGCCACACACCCCTCCCTCACTGCTGTGAAGCCCCTTTCCAAAATGGCCGCCCCCCACCATGGCTGCCCCACAAGATGGCCGCCACCACCACCTCTGACGGCCCTCAGTGCAGCCACGCATGCCCCGCAccaccccggcccggcccggcggggcgcagAGAGGCAGAGACGAGTCCCCGAGGCGCCATGCTTTATTCTCAGGggtggagaagaaaaggaagggagcTCGGGGGACGGGGCAGTcaaggggaggggagggtgttCACAGACAGGCGGCCCGGCAGGGCCAGGCCAGGCAGCACTAGCAGGAGGTGAAGGTTTTCCAGAAGAAGTTTTTGCAGGGGGCTTTGCGGTCCCTCTGCGATAGCTGGGCGAGTCTCCCCAGCACCGCCCGCTCCTCCTCCAGCTTGCCCTCCTCTTCCATGTCGGGGGAGGCTGCCTCGCGTCCCGCATCCACACTGTCCAGCAGGCCCGCCAGCATCTTCAGGATGGCGTCCTTCCGGACTGTGCTCTGTTCCTGTgggcagagagcaggggaaggtgACGAACGAAGGCCATGTCCCCCACGGTCGTCAAGGCAGGGGGATGTTGCAGGGTGCAAACATCCCCCATGGggtcccttctcctttccctgcctgccctggttCCCTTCCCattggcagagctgtgctggagccaagGAATCTGTGGCTGCAGAGGTCATTCCTCCCTTCTCCAGTCCCATGTCCAGCTCAGCCAGCTGAATAGGGAGAGGCACACGTGCCGTGTTATAACTGGAAAAGAGCTGCTAACAAATAAGCATGAATTGTCTGTAAAGTCCCTTGCTGCCTGCACTAATTAAATTTCAGTGAATGCCAAGCTGCCTTCTCTCCTAGCAAGCCTGTGCTCCTGTCACTGCTCTGACTGCCTGGCATCCGCTGTGGGAAGGtcagggaagaggcagagagTCCCAGGCAATATTAAATCAAGCACACCAGGGGCTGCAACCCACCGTAAAATGCTGAGAATGAAATGCAACAAAGGAGAGGGCTGGGTTGGTGGGAAGAGAGACGTCCTAAGTAtctggagaaaatatttaattagtgGAGACAGGCAGCTTGTATTTCCAGAACTAGAACCCATATTCAATAGCCTGACCTTGGGGGAAGGCAGAATGAAAGAGGAGTTGCTGAGCTCCATCCCTCTGCCATACCAGCATACGAAAGAGCATAGCCTGTGGTTTGGGGCTTGAGGGATTTTTGTCAGTAACAAGCTGTGAGTTATCCTGTTTCTCTTAAGTTTACATCCAGCAAATCTGAGGAATTACCTCTTGCCTGAGCATTCCTGGTTTCTGCAACTCATCAGCAGACGCAGCTGGTACTGGACAAGCTGGAATAGATGGCTTGACAGGAACAGATCCTGTTTCCCATGAGGGTGGGAATCTTGGAAGCACATTTCCACATCACTTCTCACAAATGCCATGTTTAACTGCTGGGACTGCTGTATCTGCTGGCTCTGTCAGCACCAGCATTTGCTAAGGACCACTTGGTGAGCAACTCAGAAGATGGATAAATAGGCAGCAGCAATTATTCTGagtttatggatttttttaatcactttcttAGCTCTAGTAATTAACCCTGCTTCCACAcaagagaaactgaggcacagaaaaattACATGCTATGTTTGTagcagaagaaaagataaaaggcagTTTGTGCCTGTCCTGATTCCTACTCCTACGCTGCAAGTAGAGAAATGTCTTGAGCCTTTGGGAGATGGACTGGAACTGGGGAACCCAGCTAAATGTGTCTCCTGGGTCATGTCTTCCTCATAAGGTTCTTTCCTAGCTGTAAGCACTATGTTTTGGAATAACCTGCTCGAAGCAGAGCCAGCAGCTTCAGATTCAGGGGTAAGGAAGGCAAAACTCAGCCTGCTATTAGGGGATATTCCTTACACATGATCAGCTGTGGCTGTTAGTGAAACTTGGGAGCTCTTCCCCTCCACTAATCCATCGCTAACACCCTTTCTGCTTATAGCTGTTCCCAAGCTACAAGAGATCCAGACTCTTTGGCAGCAGCTAGAGATCTTAGCACGGGTGGGTTGCAGCACATCTTTGGGTACCTGCTCAACTCCCTGTACTACATCCATCAGTGTATTAGAATGTGCAGATCTTTCTTTTGCATTGTTATGGATTTCATGGTGGTTTATATATGAAATCCCAGTATTCTTCGTACTTAAAACATCTGTCTGAGTTACAGCAGTGGTGACTGTAGGGATTGGTTCATCAGTATCTAACAATTTTGCAGTTTGTAGAATGCTCCAAAGAGAATCATTATAACTATTACATCATTATTTTGTAAGCAACAGTGTGTGGAAGACTAAGAGTCATTACACTTGAATTAATTTTTACCAAAGCCTTATTTACCAATTTATTCCCTacaacttgtttcttttttcccagcatttgcACCAGAAAGAGTTTACTTTTTAAGTACTGGATTTGTTATTGTAAGAATGTACAGCTGAAAGTTTACAGTTATCCCCAGAAGGGTTAATCTCAGCCAGCTGCAGAAGCCCTGATCTCTACAGAACGCTAGCCCTAGCACCTCACACTGCAAACATTTCTTTCTTGCAGCCAGTTTTGTTGTTAATGGCATGTGAGCCTACTCCTGAAGCAGCAAGACACTGATGGATGAGCTGGAGCCAACGCTAAGACAGAAAAACCGATGTAGATACACACAAAGGAGTAGTTCCTTTGAAACCAACATTGGGATCCTTCACTTCTCTGGGTAGCTCCTCTGCAGGAGTGAAATAACAGCAGCCTTACGGATGCAGCTGTGAACCGGACTGGCAGAGTGCGGGGTGACGAACCACGGCTCAGCAGAACATCAGGGATGGCAAAGAACATGCAGGTGAGAACTGCGGGGCGAGGGCAAGCGGAACAGAGCACTTGCTTGTGATTTTGTTGTGCTATTGCTTCCTACCTCTTTGGCCTCTTAGGGTAATAGTCCAGCAAAACAAAGTTATTATAGCACTATAGCCATTATAATATTAGAGTTTTGCAAGTTGGTAGGATAATTATATTGCTATAATAAGTTCTGCCACTGCATAGAGCTGTGCTGGTTCAGAGTGTAATTATTCTAGCAGAACTATGTCAGTATAACTCCCCTTGTGAATACTACTGtggaaaaagcaattttattctgATATAATTACTTCATTTATTATTCCTCTGTTACTTTCCTACTGAACCCATCTTTTAAACATTCGTCCTTCCCATGAGTCCTATTTAAAATATCATCTCCCTTGATCATTTTACCAATTACGtatcttttctctccctccctagTACTCTGCTTTATTCTCTCATGCTGTACTCTTTCAGCaatattattttctccttttcctcctctcggCTCTGTTCTTTTTGCCAGCTTTTGCTTAGCTCAGACTTCAGTTTTGCAGCTCTCTGGCATCTGCCCTGGTACCCTTCCTAAATAAAGTGACTAGTAAGCTGTAGCAATAGCCTGTGCTTCAGCAGTGCATGAAGCCATAGTGCCTTGGAATATAGAGGGGTGGAAGAGTTGTTTGCATCAGGTAAAGCCTAATTGCCCTTATTAACCCTCCCTTGGCTCCAGCCTGCTTCTGCGTGCTCCCACCTcacccagctgctgcccagggtgCATTATACTCACCCTAGTGCTCTGTATTGCAAGTCTCTCTTCTCCGGGCAGTGCAGTGGCTCTCACGCTCCACACCAGCAGCAGAACGGACACCAGGCTGGCCACCAGCTGCATGATGTACAGGCTGTGACTACTGTGCTGAATGAGGAAGACTGGGAGAGGGAGCTCTTTCTGGGCTCTCTTCTGCCTCAGACAATGGCTGCAGCCCCTTTTATAGCCCTCCCCCTAGCCCAGTGGGTGACGCAAACAATTAAGTCTATATCAAAGGCAAATTAGACTTTGGAGAGGTTGTTAACACTTGGCTGCTTGAGTGGGATACTTCAGTGCCTCTGGGCTTTCCATGTGCCAGACCTGCAGAGACTGAGGACGCAAAGATTTGGGACTCTCCAGTAACATGCTATTTCTTCAGTCCGAGAAATTGTAGGCACTATCTGTGCCTCTCCTAGTTAGCTGAATTCTGCTTGGAAAAAATGTTGGAGAGAATAGGCCACCAGCTTGCACAAACCTATGGCCAATGCTGGATGATTCAGAGGGAAGAGGTAAAACTTCTGGCTACCAGTACCTAGATATGGGCTTGAACCCTCAGCCTGTGTGTCCAGACAGCTCCAGGCTCTAGGGGTATTTGGATCTGGATCTCTGCATCCAGTGATGCATCTCACTGTGGAATGCCAATATGCCTGGCTTTCCCTTTACGGTAACATGGGGACACGGGCTGCAGCTATGCAGTAATACAATCTATCTTGCAAATGTACATAAGACTACCTGGAAGCAAATTGGAGGTCACTGGTTTTTGTTCCTAGTATTGTTTCAATATGTCTTGAACCTATCCCAGAAGTACAGGTCAACACAGTGAATCCTGACTTGGAGACGCTGTGTTTAAATGTATTAAATGGCAACTAAAGTACTGAAAGGCTGGTCAGAGCTAGAGCTGTTCTGCTCAGTGAGGCTTCAGAAAAGGCTCATGGTATGCCAG
Coding sequences within it:
- the CORT gene encoding cortistatin isoform X1, with the translated sequence MHGSDGIFSLKSIQGGVTGIRSWIICRQSFIVLFPGTVMLLVASLVSVLLLVWSVRATALPGEERLAIQSTREQSTVRKDAILKMLAGLLDSVDAGREAASPDMEEEGKLEEERAVLGRLAQLSQRDRKAPCKNFFWKTFTSC
- the CORT gene encoding cortistatin isoform X2, whose protein sequence is MQLVASLVSVLLLVWSVRATALPGEERLAIQSTREQSTVRKDAILKMLAGLLDSVDAGREAASPDMEEEGKLEEERAVLGRLAQLSQRDRKAPCKNFFWKTFTSC